A single genomic interval of Brevibacillus brevis harbors:
- a CDS encoding thioredoxin family protein — MREIKTEAEFEQVIAATKPVIVKFFTDWCPDCHRIDPFMPAVEEKYKEQLDMIEVNRDTLPDLSQKYDVFGIPSFIAFHNGKELVRFVSKLGKSREEIEHFLDRAIQVSKGLEQA, encoded by the coding sequence ATGAGAGAAATTAAGACAGAAGCTGAATTCGAGCAAGTAATCGCAGCAACCAAGCCAGTCATTGTCAAATTCTTCACGGATTGGTGCCCAGATTGCCATCGCATTGATCCATTCATGCCTGCTGTGGAAGAAAAATACAAAGAACAGCTGGACATGATTGAAGTCAACCGTGATACTCTCCCGGACTTGTCCCAAAAATACGATGTCTTCGGGATTCCGAGCTTTATTGCGTTCCATAATGGAAAAGAACTGGTTCGCTTCGTGAGTAAGCTCGGAAAGAGTCGTGAAGAGATCGAGCATTTCCTGGACCGTGCGATTCAAGTCAGTAAAGGACTCGAGCAAGCATAA
- a CDS encoding LysR family transcriptional regulator, translating into MELRQIRYVLAVAEERSFSRAANRLHLAQPSLSQQIAKLEKILGVSLFHRLPQHVELTDAGQRFIQVAQTLVDMSEGLEREMRAYAVGESGKLLVGSLPITGAYVLPRVLPTFTQQFPGVELQLMEETSSHLEQLLVRGKIDVSLLTMPISDPSLEIIPAINEEIFLAVPANHPLAKRKEVDLAEVADQPFILLKEGQGFRTISLRLCEQAGFRPRIVFESSNIQTAQSLVAAGMGLSFAPKMITLAPGTIEPPTYVRIKTKPSRTLVVAYRKDKPLSRPAEAFVQCLLEQGGKI; encoded by the coding sequence ATGGAGTTACGACAAATTCGTTATGTACTCGCTGTTGCGGAAGAACGCAGTTTCTCCCGGGCAGCCAATCGATTACATTTGGCCCAACCATCGTTGAGTCAACAAATTGCGAAGCTGGAGAAAATACTCGGTGTCAGCTTGTTCCATCGCTTGCCACAGCACGTAGAACTGACTGATGCGGGCCAGCGCTTCATACAGGTGGCGCAAACGCTCGTCGACATGTCAGAGGGGCTAGAGCGGGAAATGCGCGCTTATGCCGTAGGAGAAAGCGGAAAATTGCTAGTAGGAAGCTTGCCGATCACAGGGGCGTACGTGCTGCCAAGGGTGTTGCCTACGTTTACACAGCAATTTCCCGGTGTGGAGCTGCAATTGATGGAGGAAACGTCGAGTCATTTGGAGCAGCTACTCGTGCGAGGGAAAATTGATGTAAGCTTACTAACCATGCCCATCAGTGATCCGTCTCTGGAAATCATCCCCGCGATCAACGAAGAAATCTTTTTGGCGGTACCAGCCAATCATCCGCTCGCGAAACGGAAAGAAGTCGATCTCGCAGAGGTAGCCGATCAGCCATTTATTCTGTTAAAAGAAGGACAAGGCTTCCGCACGATTTCACTTCGGCTCTGTGAGCAAGCGGGATTCCGACCGAGAATTGTGTTTGAGAGCTCGAACATCCAGACGGCTCAGTCACTTGTTGCAGCAGGAATGGGGTTATCGTTTGCGCCGAAAATGATTACGCTCGCACCCGGAACGATCGAACCGCCAACTTATGTACGGATAAAAACAAAACCTTCTCGCACACTCGTCGTGGCGTATCGAAAGGACAAACCGCTGTCACGCCCGGCTGAAGCGTTTGTGCAATGTCTCCTCGAGCAGGGGGGGAAAATATAA
- a CDS encoding RluA family pseudouridine synthase, which produces MLFMKKEGEWLVAHLRDNDDAIPIGNLLREEWKLPRKQVHLLFQHKEVLLDGEPVAQHVVGKAGQEVRLRMCKPEPLGLDPASEAPEILYEDDHLLIVNKPVGLLLHPTERHHHVTLDHLVSGHFFRTGLEAKVRHVHRLDQDTSGVVLYAKHAWASALLDEMLRERTIKRTYVAYVSGQMPKERGKINEPIGKDRNHGTRRRVTPNGDPAITHYQVKERFQTATKVECQLETGRTHQIRVHFSHIGHPLLGDELYGGKRELIKRQALHAAVLKFVHPFGGEVIEVTAPLPLDLFHLEKKLR; this is translated from the coding sequence ATGTTATTCATGAAAAAAGAAGGAGAATGGCTCGTTGCTCACTTACGCGACAATGATGATGCCATTCCGATTGGGAACCTGCTGCGCGAAGAGTGGAAGCTGCCTCGCAAGCAGGTCCATCTTTTATTCCAACACAAAGAAGTACTGCTGGATGGCGAACCAGTTGCTCAGCATGTTGTAGGAAAAGCAGGGCAGGAAGTTCGCCTGCGGATGTGCAAGCCTGAGCCATTGGGGCTTGATCCGGCTAGCGAAGCTCCTGAAATCTTGTATGAGGACGATCATTTGCTCATCGTGAATAAGCCGGTTGGCCTTTTGTTACATCCGACCGAACGACATCATCATGTGACGTTGGATCATCTCGTATCGGGGCACTTTTTCCGTACAGGTTTGGAAGCAAAAGTCCGCCATGTCCACCGGCTGGATCAGGATACGTCAGGCGTCGTTCTGTACGCGAAGCATGCCTGGGCCTCTGCATTGTTAGATGAAATGCTGCGTGAGCGTACAATCAAGCGTACATATGTCGCGTATGTATCGGGACAAATGCCCAAAGAGCGCGGGAAAATTAATGAACCCATTGGAAAAGATCGGAATCATGGGACGCGAAGAAGGGTCACACCAAACGGAGATCCAGCGATTACCCATTACCAGGTGAAAGAACGTTTTCAAACAGCTACGAAAGTAGAATGTCAATTGGAGACGGGGAGAACCCATCAAATTCGCGTTCACTTCAGTCATATCGGGCACCCGCTTTTAGGGGATGAACTGTATGGTGGCAAGCGCGAACTCATTAAGCGACAAGCGCTGCACGCAGCAGTGCTCAAATTTGTGCATCCATTCGGTGGAGAAGTCATCGAAGTAACGGCTCCGTTGCCACTCGATCTATTTCACTTGGAAAAGAAGCTGAGATAA
- a CDS encoding D-serine ammonia-lyase, whose amino-acid sequence MRNNEKVEGLTREEWITKYPLLPNMMETDEVFWTNPSYDEIAKATLPVTPEEVQDAEERLRRFGSFIQVAFPETREAGGLIESPLVPIKEMQKYLESRFASDIQGDLWLKCDSHLPIAGSIKARGGIYEVLAHAEELAQKHQMLQPDNDYAILASDAFRELFSRYSIAVGSTGNLGLSIGIISAKLGFQVTVHMSADAKTWKKELLRAKGVQVVEYASDYGKAVEEGRKQAEADPNCYFIDDENSKRLFLGYAVAAGRLKKQVEEQQITVDNDHPLFVYLPCGVGGGPGGVAYGLKLIYGDNVHCFFAEPTHSPCMLLGLMTGLHDKVSVQDFGIDNKTEADGLAVGRPSRFVGKMMEKLLSGVFTVDDEELYALLRALRDHESIRLEPSALAGMPGPARLFQQETGRMYMEKQGLTEEKMKKATHIVWATGGSMVPEHIQDEYYAKGLEGKIDTDT is encoded by the coding sequence ATGCGAAACAATGAAAAGGTAGAAGGGCTAACAAGGGAGGAGTGGATAACGAAATATCCGCTTCTTCCAAACATGATGGAGACGGATGAAGTTTTCTGGACAAACCCTAGCTATGATGAGATCGCAAAAGCAACTCTCCCCGTTACGCCAGAGGAAGTCCAGGATGCAGAAGAACGGTTGCGGCGTTTTGGCTCGTTCATTCAAGTGGCTTTTCCTGAGACGAGAGAAGCTGGTGGACTGATCGAGTCCCCACTTGTTCCGATAAAAGAGATGCAAAAGTACTTGGAGTCTCGCTTTGCATCGGATATACAAGGGGATCTCTGGTTAAAATGCGACAGCCATTTGCCTATTGCAGGTTCCATCAAAGCGCGGGGCGGCATCTACGAGGTGCTGGCACATGCAGAAGAATTGGCCCAAAAGCATCAGATGCTGCAACCGGACAATGATTACGCTATTTTGGCTTCGGATGCGTTCCGGGAACTGTTTTCCCGTTATTCCATTGCGGTAGGCTCGACAGGAAATCTCGGTTTGAGTATCGGGATCATTAGCGCGAAGCTCGGTTTTCAAGTCACTGTACACATGTCAGCGGACGCCAAAACATGGAAAAAGGAATTGCTGCGGGCAAAAGGGGTCCAGGTTGTGGAGTACGCATCGGATTACGGAAAAGCGGTGGAAGAGGGCAGGAAGCAGGCAGAAGCCGATCCGAACTGCTATTTCATCGATGATGAGAACTCCAAGCGATTGTTCCTCGGCTATGCAGTAGCAGCCGGACGATTAAAGAAACAGGTAGAGGAGCAGCAGATTACAGTAGATAACGATCACCCGCTGTTTGTCTACTTGCCGTGTGGGGTGGGGGGAGGCCCTGGCGGTGTAGCTTACGGATTGAAGCTTATCTACGGAGACAATGTTCATTGCTTTTTTGCGGAACCAACTCATTCTCCCTGCATGCTGCTAGGTTTAATGACAGGCCTCCATGACAAAGTCTCCGTTCAAGATTTCGGGATAGACAACAAGACAGAGGCGGATGGCCTGGCGGTTGGTCGACCTTCCCGATTTGTAGGAAAAATGATGGAGAAGCTACTGAGTGGCGTGTTTACAGTGGACGACGAAGAACTATATGCGTTATTGCGAGCCTTGCGCGATCACGAATCCATTCGATTGGAGCCTTCTGCATTGGCCGGAATGCCAGGACCTGCTAGATTGTTTCAGCAGGAGACTGGGCGGATGTATATGGAGAAGCAAGGTTTGACGGAGGAAAAAATGAAAAAGGCGACCCACATCGTATGGGCGACGGGTGGGAGTATGGTGCCGGAGCATATTCAGGATGAATACTATGCCAAAGGTCTGGAAGGCAAAATCGATACAGATACATAA
- a CDS encoding NUDIX hydrolase: protein MYRYTICFLKHRNGILMLNRNKSPLMGLWNGVGGKLEHGETPLDSVLREVREETGILLETACYKGTVSWLVDGMETGGMYAFLAHLPDNYERSQTPQVVEEGILDWKKLAWILDPDNAGVPENLPLFLPYMLEEADPCQHFFTYENNQVVNYETAPLQKPVTT, encoded by the coding sequence ATGTATCGCTATACCATATGCTTTCTCAAACATAGAAATGGAATACTCATGCTGAATCGCAACAAATCACCGTTGATGGGGCTATGGAATGGCGTAGGCGGTAAGCTAGAGCACGGAGAGACTCCACTGGACAGTGTCCTTCGCGAGGTTCGGGAAGAGACGGGCATTTTGCTAGAAACCGCTTGCTACAAAGGCACTGTCTCTTGGCTGGTCGATGGAATGGAAACGGGTGGTATGTATGCATTTCTCGCTCATCTTCCAGACAACTACGAGCGCTCTCAAACCCCACAGGTAGTGGAAGAAGGTATCCTTGACTGGAAAAAGCTAGCGTGGATCTTGGACCCCGACAATGCTGGCGTCCCAGAAAACCTTCCCCTGTTTTTACCATACATGTTGGAAGAGGCTGATCCTTGTCAGCATTTCTTTACGTACGAAAACAACCAGGTTGTCAACTATGAAACAGCTCCATTGCAAAAACCGGTAACCACTTAA
- the leuD gene encoding 3-isopropylmalate dehydratase small subunit encodes MNPFVIHTGVVAPLDRVNVDTDAIIPKQFLKRIERSGFGQFLFYEWRFTVDGTPIDTFILNTPAYKESTVLLARNNFGCGSSREHAPWALLDYGFRCVIAPSFADIFYNNCFKNGILPIKLSEEQVDELFNRAQNKPNYQLTIDLQEQVVRDSEGLSYPFEVDSYRRYCLLNGLDDIGITLQYEDKISAYEASR; translated from the coding sequence ATGAATCCATTTGTCATCCACACCGGAGTGGTAGCCCCACTCGATCGTGTAAACGTAGATACGGACGCAATTATCCCTAAGCAGTTCTTGAAGCGCATTGAGCGCAGCGGTTTTGGTCAATTCCTGTTCTACGAATGGCGCTTTACTGTCGATGGTACGCCAATCGATACGTTCATTCTGAATACGCCTGCGTACAAGGAGTCTACTGTCCTTCTTGCCCGCAACAATTTTGGCTGTGGCTCCTCTCGTGAGCATGCTCCATGGGCACTCCTGGATTATGGCTTTCGCTGTGTGATTGCTCCATCCTTTGCGGACATTTTTTACAACAACTGCTTCAAAAACGGCATCCTGCCGATCAAGTTGAGTGAAGAGCAAGTCGATGAACTGTTCAATCGTGCTCAAAACAAGCCGAACTACCAGTTGACCATCGATCTGCAAGAACAAGTCGTTCGTGACAGTGAAGGTCTCTCCTACCCGTTCGAGGTAGACTCCTATCGTCGTTATTGCCTACTGAATGGTCTAGACGATATTGGAATTACGTTGCAGTATGAAGATAAGATTTCTGCATACGAAGCAAGTCGTTAA
- a CDS encoding GNAT family N-acetyltransferase, translated as MEIRKLAVQEQPPMDLLLLADPSVRLVKDYLQRGQCYVAILEDSIVGVYVLIPTRPDTIELVNVAVDEAHHGKGIGKKLVLHSIDVAKSLGYKTIEVGTGNSSVGQLALYQKCGFRMNWIDRDFFLRHYEEEIYENGIQVVDMVRLSQDI; from the coding sequence ATGGAAATTCGCAAGCTTGCCGTACAAGAACAACCACCAATGGATTTACTCTTATTGGCTGACCCCTCTGTCAGATTGGTGAAAGATTATTTACAACGAGGTCAATGCTATGTCGCTATTCTGGAGGATAGCATCGTAGGTGTCTACGTATTGATTCCAACCAGACCAGATACGATTGAACTCGTGAATGTTGCCGTCGATGAGGCCCATCATGGCAAGGGCATTGGCAAAAAGCTCGTTCTTCATTCCATTGATGTAGCCAAATCTCTCGGTTATAAGACGATCGAGGTCGGCACAGGGAATTCTAGCGTGGGTCAGCTCGCCCTTTATCAAAAGTGTGGATTTCGGATGAATTGGATCGATCGGGACTTTTTCTTGCGGCATTATGAGGAAGAGATTTACGAAAACGGGATTCAGGTGGTAGATATGGTTCGCCTCTCTCAAGATATTTGA
- the leuC gene encoding 3-isopropylmalate dehydratase large subunit encodes MTARTMFEKIWDNHVIHEEAGKPSLLYIDLHLVHEVTSPQAFEGLRLAGRQVRRPELTFATMDHNVPTADRFNVKDPISRQQMETLTANCEEFGITLADLNSPDQGIVHVIGPELGLTHPGKTIVCGDSHTSTHGAFGALAFGIGTSEVEHVLATQCLQQSKPKTMEVRVNGDLPFGVSAKDLILAIIAKYGTDFATGYVVEYTGAAIRNLTMEERMTVCNMTIEGGARAGLIAPDQTTFDYLKGKRYVPQGEDFLAAVEAWKELCTDEGAAFDACVEIEAAEIAPQVTWGTSPGMGTNITSTVPNPESFETTAQRKAAQDALAYMDLAPGTPMSEIKIDRVFIGSCTNGRIEDLRKAAEVAKGRKVSPSVHAMVVPGSQAVKQLAEQEGLHLIFQEAGFDWRESGCSMCLAMNPDILSEGERCASTSNRNFEGRQGRGGRTHLVSPEMAAAAAIAGHFVDVREWKSENASKEVFQ; translated from the coding sequence ATGACAGCCCGTACGATGTTTGAAAAGATTTGGGACAATCACGTTATTCACGAAGAGGCAGGCAAGCCGAGCCTTTTGTATATCGACCTGCACCTGGTTCACGAGGTGACTTCGCCGCAAGCCTTTGAAGGACTCCGCTTGGCTGGCCGCCAGGTACGCCGTCCAGAGCTTACCTTCGCAACCATGGACCACAACGTACCGACTGCTGACCGTTTTAATGTCAAGGATCCGATTTCTCGTCAACAAATGGAAACCTTGACGGCGAACTGTGAGGAGTTCGGGATTACACTCGCAGATCTGAACAGCCCGGATCAAGGGATCGTCCACGTCATTGGTCCTGAGCTCGGACTCACACATCCAGGCAAAACAATTGTCTGCGGTGATAGCCACACCTCCACTCACGGAGCATTTGGTGCCCTCGCCTTCGGTATTGGTACCAGTGAGGTGGAGCATGTACTCGCAACACAATGCTTGCAGCAATCCAAACCAAAAACGATGGAAGTACGCGTAAACGGCGACCTGCCATTCGGTGTCAGTGCAAAAGACTTAATTTTGGCGATTATCGCAAAATACGGAACTGACTTTGCAACTGGCTACGTCGTAGAATACACAGGTGCTGCGATCCGCAACCTGACTATGGAAGAGCGTATGACTGTGTGCAACATGACGATTGAAGGTGGCGCTCGTGCTGGCTTAATCGCTCCTGACCAGACTACTTTTGACTACTTGAAAGGCAAGCGCTACGTTCCGCAAGGGGAAGATTTCCTGGCAGCTGTCGAGGCTTGGAAAGAGCTGTGCACAGACGAAGGCGCAGCGTTTGATGCTTGTGTAGAAATCGAGGCAGCCGAGATCGCACCGCAAGTGACGTGGGGAACGAGCCCTGGTATGGGTACGAACATTACGAGCACCGTTCCAAACCCTGAGTCATTCGAGACAACCGCACAGCGAAAAGCGGCACAAGATGCTCTGGCGTACATGGACCTTGCACCTGGCACCCCTATGAGCGAAATCAAAATCGATCGCGTCTTTATCGGCTCCTGTACAAACGGTCGGATCGAGGACCTGCGCAAAGCAGCCGAAGTGGCCAAAGGACGCAAGGTCTCCCCTTCCGTACACGCAATGGTCGTTCCTGGCTCTCAAGCAGTTAAGCAGCTCGCTGAGCAAGAAGGCTTGCACCTCATCTTCCAAGAAGCTGGTTTTGACTGGCGCGAATCTGGTTGCTCCATGTGTTTGGCGATGAACCCGGATATCCTGTCCGAGGGTGAGCGTTGTGCTTCTACCTCCAACCGGAACTTCGAAGGACGTCAAGGACGCGGCGGAAGGACTCATCTGGTCAGTCCGGAAATGGCAGCAGCAGCAGCTATCGCAGGTCACTTCGTCGATGTACGTGAATGGAAAAGCGAGAACGCTAGCAAGGAGGTATTCCAATGA
- a CDS encoding YheC/YheD family protein — MKRPIIGILTWREGKRFAEPTYFRRLLKAGQELGCTVFLFSPNDVLAAGKKVRGYIPGSNGGWQARIFDRPDAVFDRYRYTPTQAFKNYVAFRRTSNFLYANNRLANKWRVHEVLHRDPRMHRWLPETHLYNRQSLVNMLSKHPLLYVKPLNGTGGRNILSIEKRGDELRLLGRNKQRAKVSTVVRDKAAAQRWVDRWTRQEKYIVQQGLRLQLVPSRAVDMRLLIQKNGQGEWGITGHGIRVGPERSATSNLHGGGKAIPVSEFLRPRFGEERTAQIVRDCEQLAFQTAETLEDHFGRMVEFGLDIGIDVDGHAWLIEVNPKPAREIFREMGATGQYKNAITRPLEYAIYLAKTQGREGREPLLKRKVARG; from the coding sequence TTGAAACGACCCATTATCGGCATCTTGACTTGGCGGGAAGGCAAACGCTTTGCAGAGCCAACCTATTTTCGGCGACTACTTAAGGCTGGACAAGAACTAGGCTGTACCGTTTTCTTGTTTTCCCCAAATGATGTGCTTGCGGCCGGCAAGAAGGTGAGAGGGTATATTCCGGGGAGCAATGGCGGCTGGCAAGCAAGGATATTTGACCGTCCAGACGCTGTTTTCGACCGATACCGCTATACACCGACACAAGCATTTAAGAACTATGTGGCCTTTCGACGGACGAGTAATTTTTTGTACGCAAACAATCGCTTGGCAAACAAATGGCGTGTACATGAGGTGCTGCATCGGGACCCCAGAATGCATCGCTGGCTTCCGGAAACCCACCTCTATAACCGCCAAAGCCTGGTCAACATGCTAAGTAAGCATCCATTGCTCTACGTAAAGCCACTCAATGGAACAGGAGGACGAAACATCTTGTCCATTGAAAAGCGTGGCGACGAACTGAGACTGCTCGGTCGTAATAAACAAAGGGCAAAAGTATCCACAGTAGTAAGAGACAAAGCCGCTGCCCAGAGATGGGTAGATCGTTGGACGAGACAGGAGAAATACATCGTTCAGCAAGGGCTTCGTTTGCAGCTGGTTCCTTCGCGAGCAGTAGACATGCGCCTCTTGATTCAAAAGAATGGGCAAGGTGAATGGGGTATCACAGGTCATGGAATTCGCGTGGGTCCAGAACGCAGTGCCACCTCTAATCTGCATGGTGGCGGAAAAGCTATCCCTGTATCGGAATTTCTCCGACCGAGGTTTGGGGAGGAACGCACTGCGCAGATCGTGCGTGATTGCGAACAGCTCGCTTTTCAAACAGCGGAAACACTCGAGGATCATTTTGGACGGATGGTTGAATTTGGGCTGGATATTGGCATCGATGTAGATGGTCACGCTTGGCTGATCGAAGTGAATCCCAAACCAGCTCGGGAAATTTTCCGGGAGATGGGAGCAACGGGGCAGTACAAGAATGCTATTACTCGCCCGCTTGAATACGCCATCTACCTTGCAAAAACACAGGGACGTGAAGGTCGCGAGCCACTTTTGAAGAGAAAGGTCGCCAGAGGATAA
- a CDS encoding GNAT family N-acetyltransferase, whose protein sequence is MEVRFLGPDDAEELVKIRLEGLQTDPDAFGSTYEEAIQVSMEEWLQRLSQGESGDSGYFGAFVEGQLAGIIGFFRHKGLKAKHKASVVSMYVREAYRGTGVAQALMQAELAYLKERGDIDTIQLAVVTTNPAAIRLYEKMGFIPYGLEKRALKIGDQYFDESHMYILL, encoded by the coding sequence ATGGAAGTTAGATTTTTGGGACCAGACGATGCAGAAGAGTTGGTAAAGATTAGACTGGAAGGGCTGCAAACAGACCCAGACGCTTTTGGCTCTACCTATGAAGAGGCAATTCAGGTATCGATGGAAGAGTGGCTGCAAAGACTTTCTCAAGGGGAGTCAGGTGATAGCGGCTATTTTGGTGCATTTGTGGAAGGACAGTTGGCTGGGATCATTGGTTTTTTCCGCCACAAAGGGCTGAAAGCAAAACACAAAGCCTCTGTCGTCTCTATGTACGTACGTGAAGCGTATCGCGGGACAGGTGTCGCACAAGCGCTCATGCAGGCAGAACTTGCCTACTTAAAGGAGCGGGGAGATATCGATACGATACAGCTCGCGGTCGTCACGACCAATCCGGCTGCCATTCGTCTCTATGAAAAAATGGGCTTTATTCCATACGGTTTAGAGAAGCGTGCACTGAAAATCGGCGATCAATATTTTGATGAGAGCCACATGTATATTCTTTTATAA
- a CDS encoding class F sortase has product MKKLLGFLLFISLVTMGCGHTAKQPVEAPKITNTMPKPAGPIHIKRTFTVYGPSLPPQPTFLPAPPLPDGIMPTLLHIPKLNLQARVEPVGVLPNGQMDVPKAFDRVGILAPWTKPGMKGNAVIAGHFDHYTGPAVFYHLKKLKPGDKITVREAKGKTLTFQVRRVESFQTAEAPIDQIFGNAERSHLNLITCSGKFNKKTQEHARRLVVFSELVQDIEPQDEKPSVRE; this is encoded by the coding sequence ATGAAAAAACTACTGGGGTTCCTTCTATTCATTAGTTTGGTTACAATGGGTTGCGGTCATACAGCTAAACAACCAGTCGAAGCTCCAAAAATCACGAATACCATGCCAAAACCAGCAGGGCCCATCCATATCAAACGAACGTTTACCGTTTATGGTCCATCGCTGCCACCTCAACCGACGTTCCTTCCTGCCCCTCCTCTTCCAGACGGAATCATGCCTACACTTCTACATATTCCCAAACTGAACCTGCAAGCTCGTGTAGAACCAGTCGGCGTTTTACCGAATGGGCAAATGGACGTCCCAAAGGCTTTTGATCGCGTGGGTATTTTGGCGCCCTGGACGAAGCCCGGAATGAAGGGGAATGCAGTGATCGCTGGTCATTTTGATCATTATACAGGTCCGGCTGTTTTTTACCATCTGAAAAAACTAAAACCCGGCGACAAAATCACGGTGCGTGAAGCAAAAGGAAAAACGCTTACTTTCCAGGTTCGCAGAGTAGAAAGCTTCCAGACTGCCGAAGCGCCCATCGATCAGATTTTTGGGAATGCAGAGCGATCCCATCTGAATTTGATAACCTGCTCTGGAAAATTTAACAAGAAAACACAGGAGCATGCTCGAAGGCTCGTCGTCTTTTCCGAACTTGTACAAGATATAGAGCCACAAGATGAAAAACCCAGTGTGCGCGAATGA
- a CDS encoding VOC family protein, which yields MITHFSKLTLQTVSIQGVRQVYADSLGFPISSQSNKQITFQVTPDFRLTFEEVYEPISPAHIAFQVPYSLFHESAKKIKESGLLIVRWEDGHDIDQEKGRMNLYFRDGDGNLLEIIAHEYVSEEIVEPSTPLHILYLREVGCPVESVPVFTQWLKSNISMKTYEDGEIFNFVIGGTAHIVATWKNRPWIPIAMKALPPKMHVTFGTPDQTFLQKVRRRFEKSNVLFHSDAQELTFVREGYTFSVIHTPDYAPDTPSKLQLPLSISI from the coding sequence GTGATCACGCATTTTTCAAAATTAACCTTACAAACTGTGTCCATCCAAGGGGTACGCCAGGTTTACGCAGACTCTCTCGGCTTTCCGATTTCATCTCAGTCAAATAAACAGATTACGTTTCAAGTCACACCCGATTTTCGTTTAACCTTTGAAGAAGTGTATGAACCGATCTCCCCCGCCCATATTGCTTTTCAAGTACCTTATTCCCTCTTTCATGAATCAGCGAAAAAGATCAAAGAATCTGGTCTTTTGATTGTTCGATGGGAGGATGGGCATGACATTGATCAGGAAAAAGGACGGATGAACCTGTATTTCCGCGATGGAGACGGGAATCTTCTTGAGATTATTGCCCACGAGTATGTATCAGAAGAGATCGTCGAGCCATCCACTCCCCTGCACATTCTGTATTTACGAGAAGTGGGCTGTCCCGTAGAAAGTGTGCCTGTTTTTACGCAATGGCTAAAATCGAATATAAGCATGAAAACTTATGAGGATGGCGAAATTTTTAACTTCGTCATTGGGGGAACGGCGCATATTGTAGCCACATGGAAAAACAGGCCCTGGATTCCCATTGCGATGAAAGCGCTACCACCAAAAATGCACGTCACTTTTGGAACACCTGACCAAACGTTCCTGCAAAAAGTACGGAGACGCTTTGAAAAAAGTAATGTCCTCTTCCATTCGGATGCCCAAGAGCTTACGTTCGTCCGGGAAGGATACACTTTTTCTGTTATCCATACACCCGATTACGCCCCTGACACCCCGAGCAAATTGCAATTACCGCTTTCTATCTCCATTTAA
- a CDS encoding class I SAM-dependent methyltransferase: protein MKQNLYDQLDFYQDYQKLRLSGESENDLIEQPAFRGCLPLLKGLRVLDLGCGGGQFAKYCVEQGASEVIGVDLSHNMLEYARTNNSHENIQYLHGSLEDIELADHDYDLITSSLVMDYVRDYEHVINKVSRALRNGGHFVYSTLHPHITARKKVEGWVRDEEGQKHFWPLDNYLEDGEREMYMMNGRKALFYHRSMSTAVNTLIRAGLTLQEIIEPTCTPEGLLLQPHQISEVRRPTFIIFKTQKTLK, encoded by the coding sequence ATGAAACAAAATCTGTATGATCAACTGGATTTTTATCAGGACTATCAAAAGCTCCGTCTGTCCGGTGAATCAGAGAATGATTTGATTGAACAGCCTGCCTTTCGTGGTTGTCTCCCCTTGCTAAAAGGCTTGCGTGTACTCGACCTCGGATGTGGTGGCGGACAGTTTGCCAAGTACTGCGTGGAGCAAGGAGCCAGTGAAGTGATCGGTGTTGATCTCTCTCACAACATGCTGGAGTATGCCCGAACGAATAACAGTCATGAGAACATTCAATATCTACACGGCTCCCTGGAGGACATTGAGCTTGCCGATCATGACTACGATCTTATTACGAGCTCTCTCGTCATGGACTATGTTCGTGACTATGAGCATGTGATCAACAAAGTAAGCCGCGCCTTACGTAACGGAGGACATTTCGTTTACTCTACACTCCATCCGCATATTACCGCTCGCAAAAAGGTCGAGGGCTGGGTACGCGACGAGGAAGGACAGAAACATTTCTGGCCCTTGGACAACTACCTGGAAGATGGAGAACGTGAAATGTACATGATGAATGGCAGAAAGGCCCTTTTTTACCACCGCTCCATGTCCACTGCCGTCAATACGTTAATCCGAGCGGGGCTTACCCTGCAAGAGATCATCGAGCCAACCTGCACGCCAGAAGGACTCCTCTTGCAGCCGCATCAGATTTCCGAAGTAAGAAGACCGACGTTTATTATTTTCAAGACACAGAAGACTTTGAAATGA